The Nostoc sp. 'Peltigera membranacea cyanobiont' N6 genome contains the following window.
CTTTTGGTAGAGTTTTCACACTGAAAACTTAGGCGTGAGGAGGGAAACAATCAGTAAACCTCAAAATTGGCTTGCAATTACACCAGACCAAAGCAATTATGTTCTTACTAAATAAATTGCTTATTCGATCTGGTTAGGCAGAAGACAGCAATTGACATCATTCAAACAGACTTTGCCCCACTGTAAGGCCCAGCGAACAAGAGCTACTCGGTTTTCTGTCTCGGTCTTGGTCAGAATATTACTGATATGGTTATCAACTGTACGCTTGCTAATCTCCAGTTTTCCTGCAATCTCTTGGTTAGTTAAGCCAGCGGCCACTAGGTCGATAATTTGCAGTTCTCTGTCTGACAGACTAACGGGGGTCTCAGACTTGCCACCAGCCATGACTATTTCTATGCTCCTTTGGTATATGTACTTAATCGCTCTTTCTAATTCTAGAAGATTCTTTTGTTGGTAGGGGTTTCAAGTGTTAGTAGTAATACTATTGTCAATATTTTCTTTGGATTTCAAGTTGGCAAGAATATAAATCACAATAATATACAAGTATTATATAACACTTATTCTTGGCTAGAAATTAGTATAAACATTTAGATATTTTAGGCGATATTGAAAGCATATAGATGTTATGGAGTAGTAAAAATTGCTATTTAATTCTATGAAGGACTGGCGACAGATTAGCAAAAATTGTTGTAGGTTTTATACTGTAAATTCCTAATCCAAAATCGAAATCTAAAATTTAAAATGAAATGAGCAATTCCCGTGTTTTGTGCCTCGGTGAAATTTTGTTTGATTGTTTAGCCGATCAATTAGGGTTAAAGCTAGAAGAAGTTAAATCTTGGACTCCCTACCCAGGAGGGGCACCAGCTAACGTAGCCTGTGCTTTAGTTAAGTTGGGGATACCGGCAGGATTTATCGGATCTGTTGGTGAAGATGAACCAGGAAATGCACTAGTCAAGCTATTACAAGATGTAGGTGTAGATACAACAGGGATACAACGCCACCCCACAGCACCAACACGGCAAGTTTATGTTACACGGGATCTGACTGGCGATCGCACCTTCGCCGGATTTGGTCAGTATGACACCGCAGAATTTGCCGATACTCGCCTCGAAGCCAAACGATTGCCAGATTCGCTATTTAAAGAGGCAGATTTTCTGGTTTTGGGTACTTTGGAATTAGCCTATCCTGAAAGCGAACAGGCAATTTACCGCGCCCTAGAGTTAGCAGAACATTACGATTTGAAGATTGTGCTAGATGTCAACTGGCGACCTGTATTTTGGGACGAGCCAAACATTGCTCATCAAAAAATTCCAGAATTATTTAAGCGAGTCGATTTCCTCAAACTCTCCAAAGAAGAAGCCGAATGGCTATTTGAAACGGCAGATCCCGGAGCCATAACTTACCGCTTGGCTTCAATTGAAGGAGTATTAGTAACAGATGGGGAAAACGGTTGCACCTACTGTCTGGGTGAGAACGAAGGCAAATTACCTTCCTTTTCAATCCCTGTAGTTGATACCACTGGTGCAGGGGATAGCTTTTTGGCAGGATTCATCCATCAACTGAGTCAGAATGGCATCCACAGCTTGCGGGATGCAGAAACCGCAAAGCGCATCGTCACTTATGCCAGTGCTGTTGGGGCACTAACGACCATTAAACCAGGTGCGATCGCTTCTCAACCAACAAATGCTGAAGTTGAAGCTTTTTTAACCACACACCAACTTTAAAAACTAGCACAACAAGCCAAGAATATAAGCCAGCAAAAGCTGATATTTTTGGCTAGAAAATGGAATAATTGCCGATCTATTCTTTTTGATGATGCAACCGAATTCCTAAAAAGATGTCATAAACAAACTCAAAAAAGTCCTTTTTCTGCAACAATCCTGAAGTTTGATAACATCCTTTTTCATCTAAGAGTGGCTTCATCACATAGTATGCAGGTTGGTAATTATACCAAGGAATAGAAGGCCACAAATGGTGAATTAAGTGGTAATTTTGTCCCATAATCAGGATATTGAGGACTGGGTTCGGGTAGACACGAGCGTTTTTCCAGCGATCGCGCTCCGCAAAAGGACGATGGGGCAAATAGTCAAAAAATAACCCTAGTGCTATCCCCACCACAAAAGCGGGTATAAACCAAAAATTCAGAATGTACCCTAAAAAGTTGTACTGCACTGAGATATAAACAATTACACCAACAATCAAGCGGCTAATGAACCATTCTAGTAGCTCATATTTTCGCCACAGTCGCCGTTGAAAGAAAAACACCTCATGGTACAAAAATCGCACTGCAATCAGCCATAGCGGGCCACCCGTGGAGACATAATGATCTGGATCGTCTTTGGGATGGTTGACATGGCCATGATGCTGTAAATGTACCCTTGTAAATACTGGAAAAGCAAAAGCTAGCATCAATGCACTGCCATGCCCTAACATCGCATTCACTACCCGGTTGCGATGGGCTGATTGGTGACAAGCGTCGTGAATTACCGTCCCAGCACAATGCAAGGCAAGAGTATTAACGCTAAAGCACAGCCAATGCGGCCATTCCCAAAGCCAGTAACCAAAGTGAGATAACACCAGCATTGCTACAGCAACCAAAAACAGCAGTAGCGTGGGATTAAAATCACCAGGAGGCGCTAAAAATTCCTTGGGCGGGATTGTCAGTGGCTTTTGTGCCTCCGATGCGATCGTTTCTAACATTGACTTCTTCTTAATCAAACATTACGAATATACGATAAATATTAGGGAAGAATAAATTTTTGTAAAGTTCTGTATAGCAATATTTATCCACAGCTTTGCATATCAGTAGATGAATAACGCTATGATTCCAGACAAGAACTAATCTTTACTGATAAGTGGGGTATGACAATTGGCAAAAAGTTGATGGGATAAACTCTTTCGTTGGGAGGATAGATACAAGATTGATGTACTATATCTAGTCTATCCCACAGCCCTCACTCTCCCATAAAACCTCTCTAACTGCTTATATCTATTGATATAGCAGTAACCGAAAAGGAGATGCCACTTAAGTTACGATGACTTCCCAGATAGCTCCCTAACTTCAGCCCCTATGCAATTAAGAGATTCTCTGCGCCGGACAAAAATTGTCGCTACTATTGGCCCCGCTACTAGCAGTCCTGAAATGCTTAAGGCGATTATTGAAGCGGGAGCCACGACGCTGCGGCTAAACTTCTCCCACGGAACTCATGCCGACCATCAGCGTAGTATTCGCTTAATTCGGCAAACCGCCTTTGAACTAAATCAGCCAGTGGCTATTCTCCAAGACTTGCAGGGCCCAAAAATT
Protein-coding sequences here:
- a CDS encoding helix-turn-helix domain-containing protein — encoded protein: MAGGKSETPVSLSDRELQIIDLVAAGLTNQEIAGKLEISKRTVDNHISNILTKTETENRVALVRWALQWGKVCLNDVNCCLLPNQIE
- a CDS encoding carbohydrate kinase family protein, whose translation is MSNSRVLCLGEILFDCLADQLGLKLEEVKSWTPYPGGAPANVACALVKLGIPAGFIGSVGEDEPGNALVKLLQDVGVDTTGIQRHPTAPTRQVYVTRDLTGDRTFAGFGQYDTAEFADTRLEAKRLPDSLFKEADFLVLGTLELAYPESEQAIYRALELAEHYDLKIVLDVNWRPVFWDEPNIAHQKIPELFKRVDFLKLSKEEAEWLFETADPGAITYRLASIEGVLVTDGENGCTYCLGENEGKLPSFSIPVVDTTGAGDSFLAGFIHQLSQNGIHSLRDAETAKRIVTYASAVGALTTIKPGAIASQPTNAEVEAFLTTHQL
- the crtR gene encoding beta-carotene hydroxylase — its product is MLETIASEAQKPLTIPPKEFLAPPGDFNPTLLLFLVAVAMLVLSHFGYWLWEWPHWLCFSVNTLALHCAGTVIHDACHQSAHRNRVVNAMLGHGSALMLAFAFPVFTRVHLQHHGHVNHPKDDPDHYVSTGGPLWLIAVRFLYHEVFFFQRRLWRKYELLEWFISRLIVGVIVYISVQYNFLGYILNFWFIPAFVVGIALGLFFDYLPHRPFAERDRWKNARVYPNPVLNILIMGQNYHLIHHLWPSIPWYNYQPAYYVMKPLLDEKGCYQTSGLLQKKDFFEFVYDIFLGIRLHHQKE